In a single window of the Carassius gibelio isolate Cgi1373 ecotype wild population from Czech Republic chromosome A12, carGib1.2-hapl.c, whole genome shotgun sequence genome:
- the LOC128025111 gene encoding bifunctional 3'-phosphoadenosine 5'-phosphosulfate synthase 2-like isoform X1: MSGIKKQRTDLQRATNVVYQAHHVSRSKRGQVVGTRGGFRGCTVWLTGLSGAGKTTIGFALEEYLVSHAIPCYSLDGDNIRHGLNKNLGFTATDREENIRRIAEVAKLFADAGLVCITSFISPFTKDRNEARKIHESAGLPFFEVFVNAPLEVCESRDVKGLYKKARAGEIKAFTGIDSDYEKPEAPELVLKTGELTVNDCIQQLVDLLKEQDIVPTGVTEEVNELFVPENKLDLVLSDANILPTVTITELDLQWVQVLAEGWATPLRGFMREREFLQVLHFGTLLDGGVINMSVPIVLPVSKDDKKRLDGCAAFALEFKGQKVAIMRNPEFYEHRKEERCARQWGTTCPQHPYIKMVMESGDWLAGGDLEVFERIRWNDGLDQYRLTPRELRQKFKEMRADAIFAFQLRNPVHNGHALLMQDTKRRLLERGYKKPVLLLHPLGGWTKEDDVPLNWRMKQHAAVLDEGVLDPENTIVAIFPSPMMYAGPTEVQWHCRARMIAGANFYIVGRDPAGMPHPETKGDLYEPTHGGKVLTMAPGLTSLEIIPFRVAAYNKVKKAMDFYDTERHGEFEFISGTKMRSLARSGENPPDGFMAPKAWKVLAEYYSSLQKDQ; this comes from the exons ATGTCTGGAATTAAAAAGCAAAGAACG GATCTGCAGAGAGCAACCAATGTTGTGTACCAGGCTCACCATGTGAGTAGAAGCAAGCGTGGCCAGGTGGTTGGGACCAGAGGTGGATTTCGGGGATGTACTGTCTGGCTGACGG GGCTGTCTGGTGCTGGAAAGACTACAATTGGATTTGCTTTAGAGGAATATCTAGTTTCTCATGCCATTCCTTGCTACTCACTTGATGGTGACAATATTCGACATGGCCTAAATAAGAACTTGGGCTTCACGGCCACCGACAGAGAAGAGAACATTAGACGTATTGCTGAGGTGGCCAAACTGTTCGCCGATGCCGGACTGGTTTGCATCACCAGCTTCATTTCTCCGTTTACAAAG GATCGAAATGAGGCCAGGAAGATCCATGAGAGTGCGGGTCTGCCATTCTTCGAGGTGTTTGTAAATGCCCCACTGGAGGTGTGTGAGAGCAGAGATGTCAAAGGACTTTATAAAAAGGCCCGTGCTGGAGAGATTAAAG CTTTTACGGGAATAGACTCGGACTATGAGAAGCCTGAAGCCCCTGAGCTCGTGTTGAAGACGGGAGAGCTCACTGTCAATGACTGCATTCAGCAGCTGGTGGATCTCTTGAAGGAACAG GATATTGTGCCCACTGGTGTGACAGAAGAAGTGAATGAGCTCTTTGTTCCTGAAAACAAGCTGGACCTGGTGCTGAGTGACGCCAACATACTCCCCACTGTAACCATCACAGAG CTGGATTTGCAGTGGGTACAGGTTCTAGCGGAGGGCTGGGCGACTCCACTGAGGGGATTCATGAGGGAGAGGGAATTCCTGCAAGTCTTGCACTTTGGAACTTTGCTTGATg GGGGGGTCATCAACATGTCTGTTCCCATTGTGCTGCCCGTTTCCAAGGATGACAAAAAGAGGCTGGACGGTTGTGCTGCTTTTGCCCTGGAGTTCAAAGGTCAAAAGGTGGCAATCATGCGCAACCCCGAATTTTATGAACATCGTAAAGAAGAGAGATGTGCCAGGCAGTGGGGGACAACGTGCCCCCAACATCCATACATCAAA ATGGTAATGGAGAGTGGAGATTGGCTGGCTGGTGGAGATCTGGAGGTGTTTGAGAGAATTAGGTGGAATGATGGTCTTGACCAATACCGTCTCACTCCACGGGAGCTACGACAGAAATTTAAAGAGATGAGAGCAG ATGCCATTTTTGCATTCCAGTTGCGTAACCCTGTGCACAACGGCCATGCGCTCCTGATGCAGGACACTAAGCGGCGTCTGCTGGAGCGAGGCTACAAAAAGCCTGTGCTGCTGCTGCACCCTCTGGGTGGCTGGACCAAAGAGGATGATGTACCGCTGAACTGGCGCATGAAACAGCATGCTGCTGTCCTGGACGAAGGCGTGCTGGATCCAGAGAACACCATTGTGGCCATTTTCCCCTCACCTATGATGTATGCTGGGCCTACAGAG GTACAGTGGCATTGTCGGGCCAGGATGATTGCTGGGGCCAACTTTTACATTGTAGGACGAGATCCAGCAGGTATGCCTCACCCGGAGACAAAGGGGGACCTGTATGAGCCCACACACGGTGGAAAAGTGCTGACCATGGCGCCAGGCCTCACCTCTCTAGAGATTATTCCCTTCAGAGTTGCTGCATACAACAAAGTTAAGAAGGCCATGGATTTCTATGACACGGAAAG ACATGGTGAATTCGAGTTCATCTCGGGAACCAAAATGCGGAGCCTTGCCCGCAGCGGGGAGAACCCCCCCGATGGTTTCATGGCCCCCAAAGCTTGGAAAGTCCTAGCTGAGTATTACAGTTCTCTGCAGAAGGACCAGTGA
- the LOC128025111 gene encoding bifunctional 3'-phosphoadenosine 5'-phosphosulfate synthase 2-like isoform X2: MTSEDRNEARKIHESAGLPFFEVFVNAPLEVCESRDVKGLYKKARAGEIKAFTGIDSDYEKPEAPELVLKTGELTVNDCIQQLVDLLKEQDIVPTGVTEEVNELFVPENKLDLVLSDANILPTVTITELDLQWVQVLAEGWATPLRGFMREREFLQVLHFGTLLDGGVINMSVPIVLPVSKDDKKRLDGCAAFALEFKGQKVAIMRNPEFYEHRKEERCARQWGTTCPQHPYIKMVMESGDWLAGGDLEVFERIRWNDGLDQYRLTPRELRQKFKEMRADAIFAFQLRNPVHNGHALLMQDTKRRLLERGYKKPVLLLHPLGGWTKEDDVPLNWRMKQHAAVLDEGVLDPENTIVAIFPSPMMYAGPTEVQWHCRARMIAGANFYIVGRDPAGMPHPETKGDLYEPTHGGKVLTMAPGLTSLEIIPFRVAAYNKVKKAMDFYDTERHGEFEFISGTKMRSLARSGENPPDGFMAPKAWKVLAEYYSSLQKDQ, encoded by the exons ATGACATCAGAG GATCGAAATGAGGCCAGGAAGATCCATGAGAGTGCGGGTCTGCCATTCTTCGAGGTGTTTGTAAATGCCCCACTGGAGGTGTGTGAGAGCAGAGATGTCAAAGGACTTTATAAAAAGGCCCGTGCTGGAGAGATTAAAG CTTTTACGGGAATAGACTCGGACTATGAGAAGCCTGAAGCCCCTGAGCTCGTGTTGAAGACGGGAGAGCTCACTGTCAATGACTGCATTCAGCAGCTGGTGGATCTCTTGAAGGAACAG GATATTGTGCCCACTGGTGTGACAGAAGAAGTGAATGAGCTCTTTGTTCCTGAAAACAAGCTGGACCTGGTGCTGAGTGACGCCAACATACTCCCCACTGTAACCATCACAGAG CTGGATTTGCAGTGGGTACAGGTTCTAGCGGAGGGCTGGGCGACTCCACTGAGGGGATTCATGAGGGAGAGGGAATTCCTGCAAGTCTTGCACTTTGGAACTTTGCTTGATg GGGGGGTCATCAACATGTCTGTTCCCATTGTGCTGCCCGTTTCCAAGGATGACAAAAAGAGGCTGGACGGTTGTGCTGCTTTTGCCCTGGAGTTCAAAGGTCAAAAGGTGGCAATCATGCGCAACCCCGAATTTTATGAACATCGTAAAGAAGAGAGATGTGCCAGGCAGTGGGGGACAACGTGCCCCCAACATCCATACATCAAA ATGGTAATGGAGAGTGGAGATTGGCTGGCTGGTGGAGATCTGGAGGTGTTTGAGAGAATTAGGTGGAATGATGGTCTTGACCAATACCGTCTCACTCCACGGGAGCTACGACAGAAATTTAAAGAGATGAGAGCAG ATGCCATTTTTGCATTCCAGTTGCGTAACCCTGTGCACAACGGCCATGCGCTCCTGATGCAGGACACTAAGCGGCGTCTGCTGGAGCGAGGCTACAAAAAGCCTGTGCTGCTGCTGCACCCTCTGGGTGGCTGGACCAAAGAGGATGATGTACCGCTGAACTGGCGCATGAAACAGCATGCTGCTGTCCTGGACGAAGGCGTGCTGGATCCAGAGAACACCATTGTGGCCATTTTCCCCTCACCTATGATGTATGCTGGGCCTACAGAG GTACAGTGGCATTGTCGGGCCAGGATGATTGCTGGGGCCAACTTTTACATTGTAGGACGAGATCCAGCAGGTATGCCTCACCCGGAGACAAAGGGGGACCTGTATGAGCCCACACACGGTGGAAAAGTGCTGACCATGGCGCCAGGCCTCACCTCTCTAGAGATTATTCCCTTCAGAGTTGCTGCATACAACAAAGTTAAGAAGGCCATGGATTTCTATGACACGGAAAG ACATGGTGAATTCGAGTTCATCTCGGGAACCAAAATGCGGAGCCTTGCCCGCAGCGGGGAGAACCCCCCCGATGGTTTCATGGCCCCCAAAGCTTGGAAAGTCCTAGCTGAGTATTACAGTTCTCTGCAGAAGGACCAGTGA